The Arachis ipaensis cultivar K30076 chromosome B03, Araip1.1, whole genome shotgun sequence region GGTAAAGCTATCTTTTGAAGTTGCTTTGAGCATGCTTTCATTTAAGTTTTATCATTCAATATCAAACTTGCGGTTATTTTTTTAAATGTCTAAAAATCCAAAATACTGAAACATTGCGACATATtaagattattttttattattcttatttctcCTGTCCCTATTTCTTAATTTTATTCCACATAGACATTTTATATGTTTATATATTTATTGAGTAATGCTAGGGAGTTAATTTTTTCAGCATACATTagccaattttttttataattattttgtttatcttaaattctaaaccttaaatcataaaCTTTTAactctaaactctaaactataaatCATAAACTCTATATCTTTCAAAAATTGAGAATTtctaaaattatgaaagaaaagtTGCTTAATGTTAACTAACTAAAAGTTAGTTCCTATACTGTTTcatatttattttcttctctagaCAAACTTGTGTGATTCAGTATCTCTATATTTCTATCCTCAAATTCATATCGTTATCAAATTAATAGGGCCTAAAGTGACGAAGAAACTAAATTTTCAGTATGCATGAAGAGGTAACACTTAATATGTTTGACTGAATCTTCTTATTGCAAACTACTATGATTCTTTTCCCAGGTTGGACAGTTTGGATTTCAATTATCCGGCGGACAGAAGCAGCGAATCGCCATAGCAAGAGCATTACTTAGAGATCCAAAGATTCTCCTGCTTGATGAAGCAACCAGTGCTCTGGATGCACAATCCGAAAGAGTAGTACAGGCTGCAATAGATCAAGTTTCAAAAGGAAGGACAACAATCATCATCACACACCGTTTATCGACGATACAAACGGCCGACCTCATTGCTGTCCTTCAAGAAGGCAGAGTGATTGAATTAGGCACCCATAATGAGCTGATGGACTTGACTGACGGACGAGGCGGAGCCTATGCCCGAATGGTAGAGTTGCAGCAAGTAACAGCTCAGAATGATGAACCAAGGCCTAGTTCCAATGCTCCCAAGGAGCGAAGGAGCTCACAAAGGATCAGCACTCCTCAAAGCCCTTCAGTGAGTTTCACATCAAGCACACATGGCACTCCAATGTTCACTCCCTTCAGCCAGGGACTTTCCATGGGAACTCCTTACTCCTACACAGTTCAATATGATCTGGATGATGATAGTTTCGAAGATAACCCGAAACGATTGCATCATCCGGCTCCATCACAGTGGCAATTGCTAAAGTTAAATGCTCCTGAGTGGGGTAGAGCATTGCTTGGACTCTTGGGAGCATTGGGCTCTGGAGCAGTTCAACCAATAAATGCATACTGTGTTGGATTGCTAATATCTATCTACTTTGACACTGATAACATGAAATCCAAGACTCGACGCCTGGCCCTGGTTTTCTTAGGAATTGGTGTCTTTAACTTCTTCACAAGCATCCTCCAACACTACAATTTCGCAGTCATGGGCGAAAGGTTGACTCGAAGAATCCGCGAGAAGCTTCTAGAAAAACTGATGACATTTGAGATAGGATGGTATGACCAGGAAGAGAACACCAGCGCGGCGATCTGCGCAAGACTATCTTCCGAAGCCAACTTGGTTCGATCGCTGGTAGGCGATCGGATGTCATTGTTATCACAGGCATTATTTGGTTCTCTGTTTGCGTATGCTCTAGGACTCGTGCTGACGTGGAAGCTGTCCCTTGTGATGATTGCAGTGCAGCCAATTGTCATCGGAAGCTTCTATGCAAGGAGTGTTTTAATGAAAAGAATGGCTGAAAAGGCGCGAAAGTCACAACGAGAAGGAAGCCAGCTGGCAAGTGAGGCAGTTATAAACCACAGAACAATAACCGCCTTCAGTTCTCAGAAGAGAATGATGTCACTCTTCCAATCCACTATGTTAGGCCCTAAGCAAGAGAGCATTAGGCATTCTTGGATTTCAGGTTTCGGCCTTTTCAGCTCCCAATTCTTCAACACTGCTTCCACAGCTTTAGCATACTGGTATGGTGGGAGGCTCCTTGTGAATGGTGACATTACTCCCAAGCATCTGTTCCAAGCCTTCTTGATATTGCTCTTCACTGCTTACATCATTGCAGAGGCTGGAAGCATGACAAATGACATATCTAAAGGAAACAGCGCAGTCGGATCGGTTTTCGCCATCTTGGACCGGAAAAGCGAGATTGATCCTGAGACATCATGGGGGTCAGATAAAAGAAGGAAGATTAGGGGTAAAGTTGAGCTTAAGAGTGTGTTCTTTGCATATCCAACTAGGCCTGATCAAATGATATTTAAGGGTTTGTGTCTCACAGTTGAAGCTGGGAGAACAGTGGCACTAGTAGGGCATAGCGGGAGTGGCAAATCCACCATTATTGGTCTTGTTGAGAGATTTTATGATCCTTTGAAGGGAAGTGTGTGTATAGATGAACAAGATATTGTGTCATATAATTTGAGAATGCTGAGGTCACATATTGCATTGGTGAGTCAAGAGCCAACACTTTTTGCTGGAaccattagagaaaatattgCTTATGGAAAAGAAGAGGCTACTGAATCTG contains the following coding sequences:
- the LOC107630143 gene encoding putative multidrug resistance protein; translation: MGNNSMFRYADGVDKFLMLFGTMGSIGDGLQNPLMMYILSDVINAYGDKNTKLGMHDVNKYALRLLLVAIGVGLSAFVEGMCWARTAERQASRMRMEYLKSVLRQEIGFFDSQTAGTSTTYQVVSLISSDANTIQVALCEKIPDCLTYMSTFFFCHIFAFVLSWRLTLAAIPLSLMFIVPALMFGKMMLDVTMKMIESYGVAGGIAEQAISSIRTVYSYVGENQTLNKFSCALQKTMELGIKQGFAKGLMLGSMGVIYISWGFQAWVGTILITEKGEKGGHVFVAGFNVLMGGLSILSALPNLTAITEATTAVTRLFEMIDRVPSIDSEDKKGKALSYVRGEIEFRNIYFNYPSRPDTPILQGLNLTFPAGKRVGLVGGSGSGKSTIIALLERFYDPIEGEILLDGHKISRLQLKWFRSQFGLVNQEPVLFATSIKENILFGKEGASMENVISAAKSANAHDFIVQLPDGYETQVGQFGFQLSGGQKQRIAIARALLRDPKILLLDEATSALDAQSERVVQAAIDQVSKGRTTIIITHRLSTIQTADLIAVLQEGRVIELGTHNELMDLTDGRGGAYARMVELQQVTAQNDEPRPSSNAPKERRSSQRISTPQSPSVSFTSSTHGTPMFTPFSQGLSMGTPYSYTVQYDLDDDSFEDNPKRLHHPAPSQWQLLKLNAPEWGRALLGLLGALGSGAVQPINAYCVGLLISIYFDTDNMKSKTRRLALVFLGIGVFNFFTSILQHYNFAVMGERLTRRIREKLLEKLMTFEIGWYDQEENTSAAICARLSSEANLVRSLVGDRMSLLSQALFGSLFAYALGLVLTWKLSLVMIAVQPIVIGSFYARSVLMKRMAEKARKSQREGSQLASEAVINHRTITAFSSQKRMMSLFQSTMLGPKQESIRHSWISGFGLFSSQFFNTASTALAYWYGGRLLVNGDITPKHLFQAFLILLFTAYIIAEAGSMTNDISKGNSAVGSVFAILDRKSEIDPETSWGSDKRRKIRGKVELKSVFFAYPTRPDQMIFKGLCLTVEAGRTVALVGHSGSGKSTIIGLVERFYDPLKGSVCIDEQDIVSYNLRMLRSHIALVSQEPTLFAGTIRENIAYGKEEATESEIRRAAAMANAHEFISGMKDGYETYCGERGVQLSGGQKQRVALARAILKNPAILLLDEATSALDSVSENLVQETLEKMMVGRTCIVVAHRLSTIQRSNSIAVIKGGKVVEQGSHNELISLHGAYYSLIKHQNANSSQ